In a single window of the Bactrocera dorsalis isolate Fly_Bdor chromosome 2, ASM2337382v1, whole genome shotgun sequence genome:
- the LOC105230215 gene encoding uncharacterized protein LOC105230215 isoform X6, whose translation MSYFYDSELDRKSSRGMIYENEELRLRTININAEVERGQSDIKRLRRENEQLRREIWTLRDECDRLNKRFKAKLLDHDHACNARHSVCSGGGRGSGHICDSNCNSDDSDSCDTCKGNDDQCSDECCTGGSCPQLATKQPVIEFAPDTPTTTTATRPDMANFVVKSAGANSESVPNLHQAFDHLSVVSEETMSNADQHTHVPHNELLHIYTSDGGGSQMTLPSLVGPLTPLTPIEQVANQLNDLQAVVPPLSYFENVLQDHMGSNIGNTPNTSSPTSKLMRHTNGWDYKLQSPFAHRKISTGASPPALQIATPLTQNSTQQQQQQRLAPPQLLTTFVPTIVAPPASNESTANPASLTVSAPSAQQSNSTVIETVAITTTPSNALPTLNSPRHFFAPLKPRLKINTTLANKALTGDANVPAESTPISTPTTLAADAESSGCHNCEPPDLYVHNGLASPYQHQVLTAAGADNAVPPPIPQRGSSSQVSPQHRARVQRQQQQLLAPQQQYLQPHQHTHQHQQQHQRLPQQQYAELQSPPALPQSSLITITVTVDDADEVAAGVDAAAACGEDAVIAADIPLNTHASTAALINTPQRLQAPLQAMPKLSALQSLAALPTVFVAQPNAVITKLSEPIYATAQKRCKNLLIAPAVTKPLMAAAINTNKRLTPTTSNRSSATATPVHSPLPQSTPTSMSKAILVDSQSQTESVNLETILNDIQAISEDILAIQLDKHRENDNAINKPLEQEDKNKKPYRSEMNLTLQYDGANQVAVGASTAATSANTTVTATQTFYSSNGKGNNRCTRSLEREHTDSPSPHIPDAMVPFPDKRTYIGFDQLNNEACLELPPTSVANMQRPPLPPVAGVAKPAQPPTPPARGFPSPLNIRCAGVARATPVAIPQPPTDETAGAQLNKPMTLGFAPNKSQLYAAVANAAAKRAQYRAAMTHSLDAELNAAGATALSETSAAEVANEALNTEAARRKARRVSIVCGDSSTPDSPDPVMNPQLVRSQAQINLSGMQDGSITNVNTNNSNVASAAGQPTNGSCTDLQAVLLNPALRNLKQTSHSTPNSPHSVRRRSNSNTMSPNNGVADPTQPQSLSANTSPKHAANAHHRHTNSSCSNIAVAHQRKSSQDSTRTNAGEGATVEAVTGRSRCSRRHSDGTVASNAQRVSGTSGHHHHHHHHHPHTSSLLSNNLHHSHHSHQDSTSYSEHGSNSSASSRESSTSFSVRSHRRKISISSHTGGKIPWCGCWGNGCL comes from the exons ATTGGATCGAAAGTCATCACGTGGCATGATCTATGAGAATGAGGAACTGAGGCTGCGTACCATCAATATAAATGCTGAGGTCGAAAGAG GGCAATCGGACATCAAACGTTTGCGTAGAGAGAATGAGCAGCTGCGCCGCGAGATTTGGACGCTACGCGATGAGTGTGATCGCTTGAACAAGCGCTTCAAGGCGAAGCTTTTGGATCACGACCATGCTTGCAATGCGCGGCACAGCGTTTGTAGTGGCGGCGGGCGCGGTAGTGGGCACATTTGTGACAGTAACTGCAACAGTGAT GATTCAGATTCCTGTGATACCTGCAAAGGCAACGATGACCAATGTAGTGATGAGTGCTGCACGGGCGGCAGCTGTCCCCAGCTGGCGACCAAGCAACCGGTTATTGAGTTTGCGCCTGATACGCCCACCACAACGACAGCAACGCGCCCAGATATGGCCAATTTTGTGGTTAAATCTGCGGGTGCTAATTCGGAAAGTGTGCCAAATTTACATCAAGCATTCGATCATTTGTCCGTGGTGTCGGAGGAAACGATGAGTAATGCCGACCAGCATACGCATGTGCCGCACAATGAGCTGCTGCACATATACACGTCCGACGGCGGTGGCTCGCAGATGACATTACCCAGCTTAGTTGGGCCGTTGACGCCGTTGACGCCCATCGAACAGGTGGCCAATCAGCTGAACGACCTGCAGGCGGTTGTGCCGCCCCTATCTTATTTCGAGAATGTGTTGCAAGATCATATGGGCTCTAATATAG gTAATACGCCCAATACGAGCTCGCCCACGTCGAAACTAATGCGTCACACCAATGGCTGGGACTACAAGTTGCAATCGCCTTTCGCGCATAGAAAGATTTCAACAGGCGCTTCGCCGCCGGCACTGCAAATTGCCACACCGCTTACGCAGAATtctacgcaacaacaacaacaacagagacTAGCGCCACCTCAACTGCTAACCACATTTGTGCCAACCATAGTGGCGCCACCGGCGAGTAATGAGTCGACGGCAAACCCCGCAAGTCTCACCGTGTCAGCGCCGAGCGCGCAACAATCGAATTCGACTGTTATAGAGACAGTTGCAATTACAACGACGCCATCAAATGCATTGCCAACGCTTAATAGCCCAAGACACTTCTTTGCACCACTAAAGCCACGGCTGAAAATCAATACAACTTTAGCTAATAAAGCACTGACAGGTGATGCCAATGTGCCTGCGGAGTCCACACCAATATCAACGCCAACCACGTTAGCTGCGGATGCCGAAAGCAGCGGCTGTCATAATTGTGAGCCGCCTGACCTTTATGTACACAACGGCTTGGCCTCACCCTATCAGCATCAGGTGTTGACGGCGGCGGGCGCCGACAACGCTGTGCCACCGCCAATACCACAGCGTGGTAGCTCCTCCCAAGTAAGTCCACAACATCGCGCACGCgtgcaacgccaacaacaacagctgttgGCGCCGCAGCAGCAATATTTGCAGCCACATCAACACACGCATCAGCATCAGCAGCAGCACCAGCGGCTGCCACAACAGCAATATGCAGAACTGCAGTCACCACCTGCACTGCCGCAGTCATCGTTGATCACCATCACAGTGACCGTGGACGATGCTGATGAGGTTGCCGCCGGTGTTGATGCTGCTGCCGCCTGCGGTGAGGATGCGGTTATTGCCGCCGATATCCCGCTTAACACGCACGCTTCGACGGCGGCATTAATTAACACGCCACAAAGGCTGCAGGCGCCGCTTCAGGCTATGCCCAAATTGTCGGCGCTGCAATCGCTCGCCGCATTGCCGACTGTTTTCGTAGCACAGCCAAATGCTGTAATAACAAAATTAAGCGAACCCATTTATGCTACCGCACAAAAACGCTGTAAAAATCTTTTAATTGCACCGGCCGTGACCAAGCCGCTAATGGCGGCCGCCATTAACACCAATAAACGcctaacaccaacaacatcgAATCGTAGCAGTGCGACTGCAACGCCAGTACACTCGCCGTTACCGCAGTCGACACCAACATCGATGTCAAAAGCAATTCTGGTGGATAGTCAAAGCCAG ACGGAGTCCGTGAACCTGGAAACCATACTCAATGATATCCAAGCCATATCTGAGGATATCTTAGCTATTCAACTGGACAAACACAGGGAGAACGACAACGCCATCAATAAACCGCTGGAGCAGGAAGACAAAAATAAGAAACCTTACcgctcagaaatgaatttaacacTACAATATGACGGCGCGAACCAAGTTGCAGTTGGCGCCAGTACAGCAGCTACCAGCGCCAATACAACAGTGACTGCCACACAAACATTCTACAGCAGCAATGGCAAAGGCAACAACCGCTGCACGCGTTCACTAGAGCGCGAGCATACAGACAGCCCATCGCCGCATATACCCGACGCTATGGTGCCTTTCCCAGATAAGCGCACATATATTGGCTTTGATCAGCTGAATAATGAGGCGTGCCTGGAGCTGCCACCTACGAGTGTGGCAAATATGCAGCGACCACCGTTGCCGCCTGTCGCTGGTGTAGCCAAGCCGGCGCAGCCACCGACGCCGCCAGCGCGTGGATTTCCCTCACCATTAAATATACGCTGCGCAGGTGTAGCGCGTGCCACGCCTGTGGCAATACCACAACCGCCTACAGATGAAACAGCTGGAGCGCAACTTAACAAGCCGATGACGCTCGGCTTTGCGCCCAATAAAAGTCAACTGTATGCCGCGGTGGCGAACGCGGCGGCTAAGCGTGCGCAATATCGCGCTGCAATGACACATTCGTTGGACGCGGAGTTGAATGCGGCAGGTGCAACGGCTTTGAGTGAGACAAGTGCTGCTGAGGTAGCAAACGAG GCACTCAATACAGAGGCGGCGCGTCGGAAAGCGCGCCGCGTTTCAATCGTGTGCGGTGATTCAAGCACGCCAGACTCTCCAGATCCGGTGATGAATCCACAATTAGTTCGATCTCAAGCACAAATAAATCTAAGCGGTATGCAGGATGGTAGCATAACAAATGTCAATACCAACAACTCCAACGTAGCGAGCGCAGCGGGCCAACCAACCAATGGTAGCTGCACAGATTTGCAGGCCGTGCTGCTCAATCCGGCGCTGCGTAATCTCAAGCAAACCAGCCACAGCACTCCCAACTCACCACATTCCGTGCGGCGCCGTAGCAACAGCAATACGATGAGCCCGAATAACGGCGTTGCTGATCCCACACAACCGCAATCTCTCTCGGCGAACACGTCGCCGAAGCATGCCGCCAACGCGCACCATCGCCACACAAATAGCAGCTGCAGCAATATAGCGGTGGCGCATCAACGTAAATCCAGCCAAGACTCGACACGCACCAATGCCGGTGAGGGCGCCACTGTCGAAGCGGTTACAGGGCGCTCGCGCTGTTCTCGTCGCCACTCTGATGGCACCGTAGCGAGTAATGCGCAGCGTGTCAGCGGCACTTCCGGccatcaccatcatcatcatcatcatcacccGCACACATCGTCGTTGCTGAGCAATAATCTGCATCACAGTCACCACTCGCATCAGGATAGCACTTCATATTCGGAGCATGGTTCGAATAGCTCGGCATCATCGCGGGAGTCATCAACTTCGTTCAGCGTGCGCTCGCATCGGCGAAAGATTTCCATCAGTTCGCATACGGGTGGTAAAATACCATGGTGCGGGTGCTGGGGCAACGGTTGCTTGTAG
- the LOC105230215 gene encoding uncharacterized protein LOC105230215 isoform X5 produces MIYENEELRLRTININAEVERGQSDIKRLRRENEQLRREIWTLRDECDRLNKRFKAKLLDHDHACNARHSVCSGGGRGSGHICDSNCNSDDSDSCDTCKGNDDQCSDECCTGGSCPQLATKQPVIEFAPDTPTTTTATRPDMANFVVKSAGANSESVPNLHQAFDHLSVVSEETMSNADQHTHVPHNELLHIYTSDGGGSQMTLPSLVGPLTPLTPIEQVANQLNDLQAVVPPLSYFENVLQDHMGSNIGNTPNTSSPTSKLMRHTNGWDYKLQSPFAHRKISTGASPPALQIATPLTQNSTQQQQQQRLAPPQLLTTFVPTIVAPPASNESTANPASLTVSAPSAQQSNSTVIETVAITTTPSNALPTLNSPRHFFAPLKPRLKINTTLANKALTGDANVPAESTPISTPTTLAADAESSGCHNCEPPDLYVHNGLASPYQHQVLTAAGADNAVPPPIPQRGSSSQVSPQHRARVQRQQQQLLAPQQQYLQPHQHTHQHQQQHQRLPQQQYAELQSPPALPQSSLITITVTVDDADEVAAGVDAAAACGEDAVIAADIPLNTHASTAALINTPQRLQAPLQAMPKLSALQSLAALPTVFVAQPNAVITKLSEPIYATAQKRCKNLLIAPAVTKPLMAAAINTNKRLTPTTSNRSSATATPVHSPLPQSTPTSMSKAILVDSQSQTESVNLETILNDIQAISEDILAIQLDKHRENDNAINKPLEQEDKNKKPYRSEMNLTLQYDGANQVAVGASTAATSANTTVTATQTFYSSNGKGNNRCTRSLEREHTDSPSPHIPDAMVPFPDKRTYIGFDQLNNEACLELPPTSVANMQRPPLPPVAGVAKPAQPPTPPARGFPSPLNIRCAGVARATPVAIPQPPTDETAGAQLNKPMTLGFAPNKSQLYAAVANAAAKRAQYRAAMTHSLDAELNAAGATALSETSAAEVANEALNTEAARRKARRVSIVCGDSSTPDSPDPVMNPQLVRSQAQINLSGMQDGSITNVNTNNSNVASAAGQPTNGSCTDLQAVLLNPALRNLKQTSHSTPNSPHSVRRRSNSNTMSPNNGVADPTQPQSLSANTSPKHAANAHHRHTNSSCSNIAVAHQRKSSQDSTRTNAGEGATVEAVTGRSRCSRRHSDGTVASNAQRVSGTSGHHHHHHHHHPHTSSLLSNNLHHSHHSHQDSTSYSEHGSNSSASSRESSTSFSVRSHRRKISISSHTGGKIPWCGCWGNGCL; encoded by the exons ATGATCTATGAGAATGAGGAACTGAGGCTGCGTACCATCAATATAAATGCTGAGGTCGAAAGAG GGCAATCGGACATCAAACGTTTGCGTAGAGAGAATGAGCAGCTGCGCCGCGAGATTTGGACGCTACGCGATGAGTGTGATCGCTTGAACAAGCGCTTCAAGGCGAAGCTTTTGGATCACGACCATGCTTGCAATGCGCGGCACAGCGTTTGTAGTGGCGGCGGGCGCGGTAGTGGGCACATTTGTGACAGTAACTGCAACAGTGAT GATTCAGATTCCTGTGATACCTGCAAAGGCAACGATGACCAATGTAGTGATGAGTGCTGCACGGGCGGCAGCTGTCCCCAGCTGGCGACCAAGCAACCGGTTATTGAGTTTGCGCCTGATACGCCCACCACAACGACAGCAACGCGCCCAGATATGGCCAATTTTGTGGTTAAATCTGCGGGTGCTAATTCGGAAAGTGTGCCAAATTTACATCAAGCATTCGATCATTTGTCCGTGGTGTCGGAGGAAACGATGAGTAATGCCGACCAGCATACGCATGTGCCGCACAATGAGCTGCTGCACATATACACGTCCGACGGCGGTGGCTCGCAGATGACATTACCCAGCTTAGTTGGGCCGTTGACGCCGTTGACGCCCATCGAACAGGTGGCCAATCAGCTGAACGACCTGCAGGCGGTTGTGCCGCCCCTATCTTATTTCGAGAATGTGTTGCAAGATCATATGGGCTCTAATATAG gTAATACGCCCAATACGAGCTCGCCCACGTCGAAACTAATGCGTCACACCAATGGCTGGGACTACAAGTTGCAATCGCCTTTCGCGCATAGAAAGATTTCAACAGGCGCTTCGCCGCCGGCACTGCAAATTGCCACACCGCTTACGCAGAATtctacgcaacaacaacaacaacagagacTAGCGCCACCTCAACTGCTAACCACATTTGTGCCAACCATAGTGGCGCCACCGGCGAGTAATGAGTCGACGGCAAACCCCGCAAGTCTCACCGTGTCAGCGCCGAGCGCGCAACAATCGAATTCGACTGTTATAGAGACAGTTGCAATTACAACGACGCCATCAAATGCATTGCCAACGCTTAATAGCCCAAGACACTTCTTTGCACCACTAAAGCCACGGCTGAAAATCAATACAACTTTAGCTAATAAAGCACTGACAGGTGATGCCAATGTGCCTGCGGAGTCCACACCAATATCAACGCCAACCACGTTAGCTGCGGATGCCGAAAGCAGCGGCTGTCATAATTGTGAGCCGCCTGACCTTTATGTACACAACGGCTTGGCCTCACCCTATCAGCATCAGGTGTTGACGGCGGCGGGCGCCGACAACGCTGTGCCACCGCCAATACCACAGCGTGGTAGCTCCTCCCAAGTAAGTCCACAACATCGCGCACGCgtgcaacgccaacaacaacagctgttgGCGCCGCAGCAGCAATATTTGCAGCCACATCAACACACGCATCAGCATCAGCAGCAGCACCAGCGGCTGCCACAACAGCAATATGCAGAACTGCAGTCACCACCTGCACTGCCGCAGTCATCGTTGATCACCATCACAGTGACCGTGGACGATGCTGATGAGGTTGCCGCCGGTGTTGATGCTGCTGCCGCCTGCGGTGAGGATGCGGTTATTGCCGCCGATATCCCGCTTAACACGCACGCTTCGACGGCGGCATTAATTAACACGCCACAAAGGCTGCAGGCGCCGCTTCAGGCTATGCCCAAATTGTCGGCGCTGCAATCGCTCGCCGCATTGCCGACTGTTTTCGTAGCACAGCCAAATGCTGTAATAACAAAATTAAGCGAACCCATTTATGCTACCGCACAAAAACGCTGTAAAAATCTTTTAATTGCACCGGCCGTGACCAAGCCGCTAATGGCGGCCGCCATTAACACCAATAAACGcctaacaccaacaacatcgAATCGTAGCAGTGCGACTGCAACGCCAGTACACTCGCCGTTACCGCAGTCGACACCAACATCGATGTCAAAAGCAATTCTGGTGGATAGTCAAAGCCAG ACGGAGTCCGTGAACCTGGAAACCATACTCAATGATATCCAAGCCATATCTGAGGATATCTTAGCTATTCAACTGGACAAACACAGGGAGAACGACAACGCCATCAATAAACCGCTGGAGCAGGAAGACAAAAATAAGAAACCTTACcgctcagaaatgaatttaacacTACAATATGACGGCGCGAACCAAGTTGCAGTTGGCGCCAGTACAGCAGCTACCAGCGCCAATACAACAGTGACTGCCACACAAACATTCTACAGCAGCAATGGCAAAGGCAACAACCGCTGCACGCGTTCACTAGAGCGCGAGCATACAGACAGCCCATCGCCGCATATACCCGACGCTATGGTGCCTTTCCCAGATAAGCGCACATATATTGGCTTTGATCAGCTGAATAATGAGGCGTGCCTGGAGCTGCCACCTACGAGTGTGGCAAATATGCAGCGACCACCGTTGCCGCCTGTCGCTGGTGTAGCCAAGCCGGCGCAGCCACCGACGCCGCCAGCGCGTGGATTTCCCTCACCATTAAATATACGCTGCGCAGGTGTAGCGCGTGCCACGCCTGTGGCAATACCACAACCGCCTACAGATGAAACAGCTGGAGCGCAACTTAACAAGCCGATGACGCTCGGCTTTGCGCCCAATAAAAGTCAACTGTATGCCGCGGTGGCGAACGCGGCGGCTAAGCGTGCGCAATATCGCGCTGCAATGACACATTCGTTGGACGCGGAGTTGAATGCGGCAGGTGCAACGGCTTTGAGTGAGACAAGTGCTGCTGAGGTAGCAAACGAG GCACTCAATACAGAGGCGGCGCGTCGGAAAGCGCGCCGCGTTTCAATCGTGTGCGGTGATTCAAGCACGCCAGACTCTCCAGATCCGGTGATGAATCCACAATTAGTTCGATCTCAAGCACAAATAAATCTAAGCGGTATGCAGGATGGTAGCATAACAAATGTCAATACCAACAACTCCAACGTAGCGAGCGCAGCGGGCCAACCAACCAATGGTAGCTGCACAGATTTGCAGGCCGTGCTGCTCAATCCGGCGCTGCGTAATCTCAAGCAAACCAGCCACAGCACTCCCAACTCACCACATTCCGTGCGGCGCCGTAGCAACAGCAATACGATGAGCCCGAATAACGGCGTTGCTGATCCCACACAACCGCAATCTCTCTCGGCGAACACGTCGCCGAAGCATGCCGCCAACGCGCACCATCGCCACACAAATAGCAGCTGCAGCAATATAGCGGTGGCGCATCAACGTAAATCCAGCCAAGACTCGACACGCACCAATGCCGGTGAGGGCGCCACTGTCGAAGCGGTTACAGGGCGCTCGCGCTGTTCTCGTCGCCACTCTGATGGCACCGTAGCGAGTAATGCGCAGCGTGTCAGCGGCACTTCCGGccatcaccatcatcatcatcatcatcacccGCACACATCGTCGTTGCTGAGCAATAATCTGCATCACAGTCACCACTCGCATCAGGATAGCACTTCATATTCGGAGCATGGTTCGAATAGCTCGGCATCATCGCGGGAGTCATCAACTTCGTTCAGCGTGCGCTCGCATCGGCGAAAGATTTCCATCAGTTCGCATACGGGTGGTAAAATACCATGGTGCGGGTGCTGGGGCAACGGTTGCTTGTAG
- the LOC105230215 gene encoding uncharacterized protein LOC105230215 isoform X7, with product MFERTNKPTQAARQSDIKRLRRENEQLRREIWTLRDECDRLNKRFKAKLLDHDHACNARHSVCSGGGRGSGHICDSNCNSDDSDSCDTCKGNDDQCSDECCTGGSCPQLATKQPVIEFAPDTPTTTTATRPDMANFVVKSAGANSESVPNLHQAFDHLSVVSEETMSNADQHTHVPHNELLHIYTSDGGGSQMTLPSLVGPLTPLTPIEQVANQLNDLQAVVPPLSYFENVLQDHMGSNIGNTPNTSSPTSKLMRHTNGWDYKLQSPFAHRKISTGASPPALQIATPLTQNSTQQQQQQRLAPPQLLTTFVPTIVAPPASNESTANPASLTVSAPSAQQSNSTVIETVAITTTPSNALPTLNSPRHFFAPLKPRLKINTTLANKALTGDANVPAESTPISTPTTLAADAESSGCHNCEPPDLYVHNGLASPYQHQVLTAAGADNAVPPPIPQRGSSSQVSPQHRARVQRQQQQLLAPQQQYLQPHQHTHQHQQQHQRLPQQQYAELQSPPALPQSSLITITVTVDDADEVAAGVDAAAACGEDAVIAADIPLNTHASTAALINTPQRLQAPLQAMPKLSALQSLAALPTVFVAQPNAVITKLSEPIYATAQKRCKNLLIAPAVTKPLMAAAINTNKRLTPTTSNRSSATATPVHSPLPQSTPTSMSKAILVDSQSQTESVNLETILNDIQAISEDILAIQLDKHRENDNAINKPLEQEDKNKKPYRSEMNLTLQYDGANQVAVGASTAATSANTTVTATQTFYSSNGKGNNRCTRSLEREHTDSPSPHIPDAMVPFPDKRTYIGFDQLNNEACLELPPTSVANMQRPPLPPVAGVAKPAQPPTPPARGFPSPLNIRCAGVARATPVAIPQPPTDETAGAQLNKPMTLGFAPNKSQLYAAVANAAAKRAQYRAAMTHSLDAELNAAGATALSETSAAEVANEALNTEAARRKARRVSIVCGDSSTPDSPDPVMNPQLVRSQAQINLSGMQDGSITNVNTNNSNVASAAGQPTNGSCTDLQAVLLNPALRNLKQTSHSTPNSPHSVRRRSNSNTMSPNNGVADPTQPQSLSANTSPKHAANAHHRHTNSSCSNIAVAHQRKSSQDSTRTNAGEGATVEAVTGRSRCSRRHSDGTVASNAQRVSGTSGHHHHHHHHHPHTSSLLSNNLHHSHHSHQDSTSYSEHGSNSSASSRESSTSFSVRSHRRKISISSHTGGKIPWCGCWGNGCL from the exons ATGTTCGAACGAACGAACAAGCCAACGCAAGCGGCAC GGCAATCGGACATCAAACGTTTGCGTAGAGAGAATGAGCAGCTGCGCCGCGAGATTTGGACGCTACGCGATGAGTGTGATCGCTTGAACAAGCGCTTCAAGGCGAAGCTTTTGGATCACGACCATGCTTGCAATGCGCGGCACAGCGTTTGTAGTGGCGGCGGGCGCGGTAGTGGGCACATTTGTGACAGTAACTGCAACAGTGAT GATTCAGATTCCTGTGATACCTGCAAAGGCAACGATGACCAATGTAGTGATGAGTGCTGCACGGGCGGCAGCTGTCCCCAGCTGGCGACCAAGCAACCGGTTATTGAGTTTGCGCCTGATACGCCCACCACAACGACAGCAACGCGCCCAGATATGGCCAATTTTGTGGTTAAATCTGCGGGTGCTAATTCGGAAAGTGTGCCAAATTTACATCAAGCATTCGATCATTTGTCCGTGGTGTCGGAGGAAACGATGAGTAATGCCGACCAGCATACGCATGTGCCGCACAATGAGCTGCTGCACATATACACGTCCGACGGCGGTGGCTCGCAGATGACATTACCCAGCTTAGTTGGGCCGTTGACGCCGTTGACGCCCATCGAACAGGTGGCCAATCAGCTGAACGACCTGCAGGCGGTTGTGCCGCCCCTATCTTATTTCGAGAATGTGTTGCAAGATCATATGGGCTCTAATATAG gTAATACGCCCAATACGAGCTCGCCCACGTCGAAACTAATGCGTCACACCAATGGCTGGGACTACAAGTTGCAATCGCCTTTCGCGCATAGAAAGATTTCAACAGGCGCTTCGCCGCCGGCACTGCAAATTGCCACACCGCTTACGCAGAATtctacgcaacaacaacaacaacagagacTAGCGCCACCTCAACTGCTAACCACATTTGTGCCAACCATAGTGGCGCCACCGGCGAGTAATGAGTCGACGGCAAACCCCGCAAGTCTCACCGTGTCAGCGCCGAGCGCGCAACAATCGAATTCGACTGTTATAGAGACAGTTGCAATTACAACGACGCCATCAAATGCATTGCCAACGCTTAATAGCCCAAGACACTTCTTTGCACCACTAAAGCCACGGCTGAAAATCAATACAACTTTAGCTAATAAAGCACTGACAGGTGATGCCAATGTGCCTGCGGAGTCCACACCAATATCAACGCCAACCACGTTAGCTGCGGATGCCGAAAGCAGCGGCTGTCATAATTGTGAGCCGCCTGACCTTTATGTACACAACGGCTTGGCCTCACCCTATCAGCATCAGGTGTTGACGGCGGCGGGCGCCGACAACGCTGTGCCACCGCCAATACCACAGCGTGGTAGCTCCTCCCAAGTAAGTCCACAACATCGCGCACGCgtgcaacgccaacaacaacagctgttgGCGCCGCAGCAGCAATATTTGCAGCCACATCAACACACGCATCAGCATCAGCAGCAGCACCAGCGGCTGCCACAACAGCAATATGCAGAACTGCAGTCACCACCTGCACTGCCGCAGTCATCGTTGATCACCATCACAGTGACCGTGGACGATGCTGATGAGGTTGCCGCCGGTGTTGATGCTGCTGCCGCCTGCGGTGAGGATGCGGTTATTGCCGCCGATATCCCGCTTAACACGCACGCTTCGACGGCGGCATTAATTAACACGCCACAAAGGCTGCAGGCGCCGCTTCAGGCTATGCCCAAATTGTCGGCGCTGCAATCGCTCGCCGCATTGCCGACTGTTTTCGTAGCACAGCCAAATGCTGTAATAACAAAATTAAGCGAACCCATTTATGCTACCGCACAAAAACGCTGTAAAAATCTTTTAATTGCACCGGCCGTGACCAAGCCGCTAATGGCGGCCGCCATTAACACCAATAAACGcctaacaccaacaacatcgAATCGTAGCAGTGCGACTGCAACGCCAGTACACTCGCCGTTACCGCAGTCGACACCAACATCGATGTCAAAAGCAATTCTGGTGGATAGTCAAAGCCAG ACGGAGTCCGTGAACCTGGAAACCATACTCAATGATATCCAAGCCATATCTGAGGATATCTTAGCTATTCAACTGGACAAACACAGGGAGAACGACAACGCCATCAATAAACCGCTGGAGCAGGAAGACAAAAATAAGAAACCTTACcgctcagaaatgaatttaacacTACAATATGACGGCGCGAACCAAGTTGCAGTTGGCGCCAGTACAGCAGCTACCAGCGCCAATACAACAGTGACTGCCACACAAACATTCTACAGCAGCAATGGCAAAGGCAACAACCGCTGCACGCGTTCACTAGAGCGCGAGCATACAGACAGCCCATCGCCGCATATACCCGACGCTATGGTGCCTTTCCCAGATAAGCGCACATATATTGGCTTTGATCAGCTGAATAATGAGGCGTGCCTGGAGCTGCCACCTACGAGTGTGGCAAATATGCAGCGACCACCGTTGCCGCCTGTCGCTGGTGTAGCCAAGCCGGCGCAGCCACCGACGCCGCCAGCGCGTGGATTTCCCTCACCATTAAATATACGCTGCGCAGGTGTAGCGCGTGCCACGCCTGTGGCAATACCACAACCGCCTACAGATGAAACAGCTGGAGCGCAACTTAACAAGCCGATGACGCTCGGCTTTGCGCCCAATAAAAGTCAACTGTATGCCGCGGTGGCGAACGCGGCGGCTAAGCGTGCGCAATATCGCGCTGCAATGACACATTCGTTGGACGCGGAGTTGAATGCGGCAGGTGCAACGGCTTTGAGTGAGACAAGTGCTGCTGAGGTAGCAAACGAG GCACTCAATACAGAGGCGGCGCGTCGGAAAGCGCGCCGCGTTTCAATCGTGTGCGGTGATTCAAGCACGCCAGACTCTCCAGATCCGGTGATGAATCCACAATTAGTTCGATCTCAAGCACAAATAAATCTAAGCGGTATGCAGGATGGTAGCATAACAAATGTCAATACCAACAACTCCAACGTAGCGAGCGCAGCGGGCCAACCAACCAATGGTAGCTGCACAGATTTGCAGGCCGTGCTGCTCAATCCGGCGCTGCGTAATCTCAAGCAAACCAGCCACAGCACTCCCAACTCACCACATTCCGTGCGGCGCCGTAGCAACAGCAATACGATGAGCCCGAATAACGGCGTTGCTGATCCCACACAACCGCAATCTCTCTCGGCGAACACGTCGCCGAAGCATGCCGCCAACGCGCACCATCGCCACACAAATAGCAGCTGCAGCAATATAGCGGTGGCGCATCAACGTAAATCCAGCCAAGACTCGACACGCACCAATGCCGGTGAGGGCGCCACTGTCGAAGCGGTTACAGGGCGCTCGCGCTGTTCTCGTCGCCACTCTGATGGCACCGTAGCGAGTAATGCGCAGCGTGTCAGCGGCACTTCCGGccatcaccatcatcatcatcatcatcacccGCACACATCGTCGTTGCTGAGCAATAATCTGCATCACAGTCACCACTCGCATCAGGATAGCACTTCATATTCGGAGCATGGTTCGAATAGCTCGGCATCATCGCGGGAGTCATCAACTTCGTTCAGCGTGCGCTCGCATCGGCGAAAGATTTCCATCAGTTCGCATACGGGTGGTAAAATACCATGGTGCGGGTGCTGGGGCAACGGTTGCTTGTAG